ACCTTATTAGTTTTATACTAATATTTGTTTATTTAACAGCTATTTTAACAAATAAACAATCTGATATAGTCAATTCAGGAGAATTTGGGGCTAGGAGCGATGGAGCGACACCTATAAGTAATAGGCGAGCGATGAGTGACGACGTCCCCAACTTCTCATCAATTGACTATAATCCTGAAAAAGTTATTTTAACTTATATTGTTGCTATAGGTCTTGTGTTTTCGGTAGTATTACTTTTTGCTACTATGGCATCTGATTACTGTTACTACTATGTAATAAGAGTGTTAACATTATTTAGTCTGCCAATTTATCTGAAGTTTAGACATGGAAGTAACAAATTTCATTCCCGTGTAGGTGTATAGGCGAGAATTTATAATATCTCAAGGATTTTTAAATTATGAAAAATATTTTTTATACAGAATTTTGGTGTAAATATTATCCCATAATTTTATGTTTCACTTTAATGTTTTTTCACTTTCTATCAGCCTATCCTGGTGGAATGACGGTTGATAGCTTTTCTCAATATGAACAAAGTATTAGTGGAAATTATTTTTCTCATCATCCACCTTTAATGTCAATGATATGGTCGTTACTCAATCATATCTATCAAGGGCCACAGATAATGCTATTATGGCATTTAGTATTGTTGTGGGGTGGGGTATTATTGCTTTTTTATGCTGATCGACAAAATAAATATAGATATCTTTATTTTGTAATACCATTTCTTCCAAATATATTAGCTCAATCCGGTGTAATTTGGAAAGATATAGGGTTTGGCTTAGGTAGTTTTTTTGTAATAGCTAGTTGTATTTTTTATAGCTATCATCAAAAACGACCATCTTATTTGGCAGCTATTGGACTGTTATTAGTTATTTTTTATGTTGTTGGTGTTAAATTTCAAGCACAATTTATTGCCCCAATTTTAATTTTGTTTGTATTATCAGTTTCTCTTAAAGCTAACTGGTTTATTAGGATAATAGTAACTATTATTCTTTCTTTAGTAATAATAGAGGGGAATAATTATCTTGCTAAGCATTTTTCTACGGATAGTCATGCAAACCAATTACGCCAACTATTTGACATAGCAGGAGTGATTGTTGCAATAGATAATGATTATTTACTACCAGATTATGTCAAAGAAGATAAAAATTTATATAGTTTTGAAAAGCTTAAATCCCTCTATACACCAACTTTAGTTAATGCTTTAGTTTTTGGTGATGTTCGAATTTATAATTCAACATCAGACCCTATAAAGCTACAAGAGCTGGAATCTAGTTATGTAAAAGCTGCAACCCATTATCCACTAGCTTTTCTTAAACATCGTATAAAGAATTTCATCTTATTAATGAAGAGTGCAGAGTATTATAGTGACGATTTATTTATTGATCCTAATGAAGCTGAAAAATATGGCATTTATCTTAAAAAGAATCATGTAAAAGACCTAGTGATAGCCTACTTAAAAGCATTTCCAAGGCTAATAACTAAGAATTTTATTAGCTTTATACTAATATTTGTTTATTTAGCAGCTATTTTAACAAATAAACAATCTAATAATCCTGAGAAGGTTATTTTAACTTATATTGTTGCGATAGGTCTTGTCTTTTCGGTAGTATTATTTTTTGCTACTATGGCATGTGATTACCGTTACTACTATGTCATAAGAGTGTTAACATTATTTAGCCTGCCAATTTATCTAAAGTTCAGACATTCCAAAGTGACAAAAGAGGCTATCTAGTACTACAGTTGTAGGTTGAATGTGAGTGTTCACGGAAAAAAGTTAAAGTACAAGATGTCATTGCGAGGAGCCACTTTGTGGCAACGAAGCAATCCAGGAAAGTGATTAGAAATGGATTGCCAAGACCTACTTGCGTGGTCTCGCAATGACAAGAGTACTTATTACACAATCGTCATTGCGAGGAGATGTCAGCCTTAGAATCTTATACCCTTATACAACGGTCTTTCAGACTTGTACCTTATCAAAAATCACTGAAGTAGGGATATGTATCATTATATTTAGGTTTGTTTAATTCCCCTTTTTCTTCAGTTGGTGAATCTGCTCTACCTTCTTTATCAAAAAAATCCCCTGTTGGTATTAGTGACAATTTTTCAAAAATTTCCATCCATGTTAGTTTTTCATTGGCCATAAATATTTCCTAAATATACTTACCTCAAATAATTATTATATATCATTACATATATAATCTCAATCATCTTAAAAAATATCTTTCCTAGCTAGTCTATGCTCATTCAACGATAGATTTCTTTCCGAATATGTACTATACTTAAACCATTCGAATATTACTTTAATAAATGTGGGTTCTAACTGTGGCTATTATAGATCATCAAAACTTAATATCTGTTAACATTGAAGATGAGATGAAAGGCTCATACTTAGATTATGCAATGAGTGTAATTGTCAGTAGGGCTATTCCAGATGTACGCGATGGTCTAAAGCCAGTACATCGCAGAATCCTTTATGCAATGTATGAAGCTTCTAACTACTTTAACAAACCTCATCGTAAGTCAGCGAGAATTATTGGTGATGTAATGGGTAAATATCATCCACATGGTGATGCGGCAATTTATGACTCATTAGTGAGAATGGCACAGGATTTTTCTTTAAGATTACCACTAATTAATGGTCAAGGTAATTTTGGTTCGAGAGATGGTGATGCACCTGCTGCTATGAGGTATACAGAGTCAAGACTGGCTAAAGTCACTCATACATTGCTTGAAGATATTGACAAAGAAACCGTTGATTTTGCTCCAAATTATGATGGTTCTGAGAGAGAGCCTACAGTATTGCCATCAATGTTTCCAAATCTCTTAGTGAATGGCACTAATGGTATTGCTGTGGGTATGGCTACTAACATTCCACCTCATAATCTTGGAGAAATTATTGATGCTTGCTGCCTATATGTTGATAATAATGATATAGAAATATTAGATCTTATGTCAGTGGTTAAAGGACCTGACTTTCCGACTGCTTGTATTGTGCTTGGTACAAGCGGTATTAGGTCAGCTTATTTAACGGGCAGGGGGAGTATTCTAACTAGAGGTCGGGCAGAAATTGAAGAGATTGCTAATAATAGACAGGCTATTATTATTACAGAAATACCATATATGGTTAATAAAGCTAAATTAGTTGAGAAAATTGCTGAATTAGTCAAAGAAAAACGGATAGAGGGTATCAGCGATCTTAGAGATGAATCAAATAAAGATGGTATTAGAGTAGTAATTGAAATAAAGAAAGACGTGGTAGCTGAAGTAGTGCTAAACCAAATATATTCTTATACTCAGTTACAAACCAGTTTTGGGGTGATTATGTTAGCTCTAAAAGACGGGCTACCAGAAGTTATGAACTTAAAAGAAGTAATAGCGGCTTTTGTTAATTTTAGAGAAATAGTAATCACTCGGAGAACGATATATTTATTAAATAAGGCTCGGGATAAAGCTCATATTTTATTGGGACTAATTATTGCAGTTAGTAACATTGATGAAGTTATTAGAATTATTAAATCTTCAAGTGATCCGGCAAGTGCTAAAGAGCAATTAATGCAAAGGACTTGGGATGCCTCAACTATCATAAATTTAGTAAAACTTGTTGATGATAGAGCGGTGATAGCCGATGATGGTAACTGTTATTTTACTGAAACACAGACCAAAGCTATTCTTGAAATGCGGTTACAACGTTTAACTGCTATGGAGAAGAATAAATTAGAAAATGATCTAGCAGAAATTGCTGAGGAAATTACAGGCTATACTGCTATTTTATCATCACGTGAGAGACTTCTAGAAATTTTAAAAAACGAGTTAATTAGAATTAAAGATGAATTCGCTACACCACGTCTTACTAGTATTGAATTTGGTGACTTCGATCAGGATATAGAGGATCTTATCCAAAGAGAAGAAATGGTTGTGACCGTAACATTAGGCGGTTATATTAAACGCGTACCTCTTGCTACCTATAGAGCACAGAACCGGGGAGGGAAGGGCAGGTCAGGGCTGTCAATGAGAGACGAGGATATTACTACTCAAATATTTGTTGGTAGTACTCACACACCAATGTTGTTTTTCTCAAATATTGGTCAAGTATATAGCTTAAAATTATACAAATTACCGCTCGGTAATCCTCAGAGTAAGGGCAGACCAATAGTCAATATTTTACCTTTAAAAAAAGGAGAGCATATCAATAATATTATGCCATTACCTGAGAATCAGGATGAGTGGGATAGTTTGAATATTATTTTTGCTACAAGCCAAGGTAATATCAGGAGAAATGATTTATCAGACTTTAAACGTATTCAATCAAATGGTAAAATTGCTATTAGGCTTGATGATAATGACCTTTTAATAGATGTTAAAGTTTGTAAAGATGAAGATCATGTGTTACTGGCAACAAAATCTGGTAAAGCTATAAGATTTCCTGCTAGTTCAGTTAGGGTATTTAAAAGCCGCACTTCTGATGGGGTAAGAGGGATGAGACTTGCTTCAGGCGACTATGTTATCTCTATGACCATATTAAAAGGCATCTCCTGCACTATGGATGAAAGAGAAACTTACCGATCAATTCCTCTAGAGGAAAGATTGTTAATAGCTGATGGTAAAGAATTTACTCCGGAAGAATATGGGGTAAATTTAACTAAAGAACAGATTTTGGAAATGGCACTGTCTGAAGAATTTATCCTCACTGTTACGGAAAATGGTTTTGGCAAAAGAAGTTCGGCATATGAGTATAGGATTACTAATCGTGGTGGGAGTGGTGTTGTTAATATGGATGTGTCTAATAAAACAGGCTTGGTTGTTGGCGTAATGCCGGTTAATATGTCCGATGAGTTGATGCTAATTACTAATAACGGCAAACTAATTAGATGTAAACTTGAATCGGTACGTATCACTGGACGTAATACTAGCGGGGTAATATTATTTAAAACCGAGCAAGAAGAAAAAGTAGTTTCTGTTGCGTTGATTGCTGAAAGTCCTGAAACAGAAGAAGAGAATATGCAAGATGATAGTGACGATGGGGAAGTATTGCCTGAATAGACCTCTTGCAAAACTCGCTTATGCTGAGGAATTTGTAGGAGACAAGGAACGGAGAACCGCAGCATACTTAAGTGTACGTGAGGAGCAGAGTACCGGTATCACGCACAAATTACCAGCAGAAGTAGAGTTTTGCAGGAGGTCTAATGAAGTTATCTGATTTTGATTTTACCTTACCGAGTGAATTAATAGCCCAGAACCCAGCAAAAAAACGAGATGAGTCTAATTTATTGGTAGCTGCCCCAAATAATCACTTAGTGCAGACCAAGTTTCATGATATAATCGACTATCTATGCCCTGGTAATTTAATGGTATTTAATGACACTAAAGTTATTAACACCAAATTGCTACTGAATAAAGCTGGTAAAAAGATCGAATTATACCTAAACAAGGCAATAAGTGATAATTATTGGCATGGTTTTGCCAAACCATCAAAAAGACTTGCCATTGAAGATCAGTTTGAGTTTGCTGGTAATAAGATTATTATAAGTAAAAAGCTTGGAATGGGACAAGTTGAGGTGGCTTTTGCTCTAGATAATATCTCAATTTTTGAGTTTTTAGAGAAATATGGTGAAATTCCGCTACCTCCTTATATAAAAAGGGGAGAAAGGTTACCAAAGGACGCTAATCTAGAGGATGATATAGGCAATTCAGAAGAATTTGACTATAATAGATATCAAACAGTTTATAGCAATAACCCTGGAGCAGTAGCCTCCCCAACTGCAGGGCTACATTTCTCCGAACAGTTGTTGGCATTAGTTAAAGCAAAAAATATTGAAACTGCCTTTATTACCTTGCATGTTGGGGCAGGGACGTTCCTACCAGTTAAAACTGAAGATATTGATCAACATCAAATGCATTCAGAGTATTATCATATAGATAAAAAAACTGAAGATATGATTAATAAGGCAAAAAAAGAAAATAGACGAATAATAGCCGTCGGCACTACCACCTTACGAGCATTAGAAAGTAACGCCATAGCAAATAATGGGCAAATAACAAATGGTGGATTTGAAACAGACATTTTTATTAGACCAGGATTTAAATTTCAAATTGTCGATATGTTAATTACCAATTTTCATTTGCCAAAATCTACATTATTCATGTTAGTTTGTGCATTTGCTGGCTATCAGGAAATAACTAATATCTACAAATATGCTATAGATCAAAAAATGCGGTTTTTTAGTTATGGTGATGCAACGCTTCTTTATCAGCTACACCGTCGCGAGGAGTGCGTAAACCTCAAACGTCATTGCGAGAAGCTACTTTAGTAGCATTGAAGCAATCCATATGACAAGTTTTATGGATTGCCACGACCTACTTGCGTGGTCTCGCAATGACGGTTTCTCAATTATTGTTTTCTTAAACTGACGTTTATGCACAATGACGCTATCGAAGTGATTAATTCACAATATCATCTGACTTAATATCCCATAAGTTTAAATGTTCTCCAATCACCGAAAGTACGTCTTCATTTAGACTGAATAAACCTTTGGTATCAGAATTATTTTCAGGTTGGGGAGTTTTAAATACTCCAGTTAAAGAAAACAAATTATAGTTTATATACGAATTAAGTTGCGTCAAAACCTTTTCTGGGTTTATAGCTGGGTTGACTACTTCTAACATCTTAGATAACAAATCTTTGTTAGATTGTTGATAAAATTTTAAAGCAGATAGATGTTTGGGGTTAGATGTAACATCAAATTCCCCAACAAAAGATTCGAGGTTATTATTAACAAACTTTGCTAACTTGTATAGGGGGTTTAGGTTGTACTTACAGGATTCAAGAGTAGATAAAAATGATGCTTTCTCAGATTCCTGCATTCCTTCACCAGGACTAAGATAAAAATGTCCTGTAATAATCCTAGGATTACTATCTAGCATATCATAAATGTGCTGGATACCAGCCGCTGTTATCTCGTTATTATTCCCAACTATAGTAACATCAGTAACTGTCTTATTCTTCTTTAGACTGTCCGTAAAGACTAAAATTTGATCATCAGTAAGCTCTGAATTAGAAAAATTAACGCTAGTAATAGTTTTATTATGTTCTAACGCTAGAACAATAGCTTTAATACCCTCATCTCCTATATTATGGCAGCTTAAAATAAAACTCTGTAATTGTTTTACTGTAATTGTTTTATTGTTTTTTAGCATTTTAGCAAATGCTTCTGCCACTTCATCTCCCATAGGTTCATATCCCGTAGGTTCATATCCAGAACTGCTACAATATGATAGTGTAGTAACTGTTTCATTTGTTTCTAATACTTCAGCAATCCTTTTTATTTGTTCCTTTCTAATTACCTCTCCTCTACAGGGTATAATATGATTACCTTGCTTGTTAAAATTAGTGCCACTAATAACAAACTATTTTCCATAATATATATTATAGAACTATTGTATACAAATAAGTTTAAGCTAGGAGCGTAAAATAAGCAATTTACTATCACCATATATTTTTTCTTTAATCGTTTCTAAAGAATCATCTGTAAGATGCTCATTTTTAGCAAATTCAACGACAATAATTGTTCCATCTTTTAACCATTGACCTTTTTTCAAAGCATTTACTGCCTTTGATACAAGATTTTGATAGTATGGTGGATCAATAAAAATTAGATCAAAGCTGTTTTTACATTTTGGCAAAGCTGTAGCATTGATATTTAGGAAAGTCATTTTATCCATTTCACCTATTTTACTAGCAAATGCTTTTGCTGCCCGCAAATAATCAGCATTTATATCAATTACTGTAATATCCCCTGCTCCTCTAGAACAGCTCTCAAAAGCTAAGCTACCAGTGCCGGCAAATAAATCGAGAACCTTAGAATCCTTGGTAAATAACCTACCATCACTAAATTCTCCTGAAGTTAATATACTAAAAATCGCTTCTCGAATTTTGCCAGTAGAAGGACGATAATTAGAGTTTTTTAAGGTGGGTATTATCCGGTTTTTATGTTTGCCGGCGATAATTCGTATCATAAAAATTTCTTAAATTTCTCAAATGGCATTTCTTTATACTGATTTGGTTGCAAATCACCTAATATAAACCCCCCATAACTAATTCTAATTAACCGGTTAACACTTAGACCAAAATATTCAAATATCTTCCTAATTTCACGATTTTTGCCTTCAGTCAAAATTACTTCAAACCAACAATTAGTTTTTCCTGATTTTATTAATTTAATTAATTTAGGATCATAACGTATTTGATCAATCTCTATATTTTTATAATTTTTAAGCAACAGGCTTGGATTACCATGGGCTCTGACTTTATATACACGTTCGAGTTTGCTTGATGGTAGCTCAAACTTCCTTGCTAAGTCACCATTATTGGTAAGTAATAGTAACCCTTCACTATTGAGGTCTAGTCGCCCTATTGAAATTACCCTAGGCATATTCTGTAATACCAGATTTTCAAAGACAGTTTCTCTACCATAATTATCTTTATGTGAGGTAATTAAGCCAACAGGTTTGTAATATGTCCATAAACGCGGAGTTTGTTGTTGATCTATTACTTTTCCTGATACTTCAATAATGCTAGTATTATCAACCAAGGTGGCAGGCGAATCGATAATCACCCCATTTACCATTACTTGACTATTTTTGATAAGCAGCTCTGCATCACGCCTTGAACATATCCCTGCATTACTAATCGCTTTTGCTAGCCTTTGTGTACTATCCTGTTTCAAAAAAAACAATCCAAATATAATTTAAGTAGTTTGGATTACCGTGCCGTCACTAATTCCCAAGCGTCATTGCGAGGAACTAGTTTAGTAGCGACGAAGCAATCTATTTCTAATCACTTTATGTTACCACAATTCATTACCTACAGCAATTTATTGTATAAACAAGTATATACTATTCCTGGAATACCCCCTTCCCTATTTGTTTCGTATCCTCAACATTGCTAAAAGCAGTAACAAACTGGTGAACATCTGTATAAAAAATATAATACTACTAAATTCTGGCAAAAATATAACCATCATAGGTTGTAATAAAATTGCTATGCCACTTGAAAATAAGGTTATCCTGATACAGGTTTGCCAAGAGGATTTAGGACCAAAATAGTTAGTTAACAAATATACTAAGATGATAATAAAGCTTTTTTCAAATAAAATTGTTGCAAAACGAAAAACTATTATTATCGGCATTAAAATGTAAATAAATATCTTTGGTGCTTGTATTAGGGTTTTGGCAAAATGCTTTTTAATGACTTCTTCAGTGAGAATCTTTTGATCAGGAGTAAATAATTTAGAATATCCTATACTGAACATGCTCTTTTTTTTATCGGTTATTTCTACTGTAGTAAGGGTTATATTGTTACTACCAAACAGGATAGGAATTTTAATTTTATCACTATAAGATAATTGATTTTTTGAGTCTATAACCGCAAGCTTATTACCATTCTCATCAAGTAAATATATAGGTTCATCCTGATCAACTAAAATTTTATTACCATCATAATAGATTTCCGGTAATTGTTTTAATATATGTTCAATAGTTATAGTGCCTTTTGTTAAACGATTCTCAGTAAAGTAATCGGTGAGGACTAACAAGTAATTAAATATAACAATACAATAGATTAATGATGATATAAAAGACACAGCAAATATATACTTAATCCCGTATCCTTTATATGACTTATAAACATCTTGGTAGAAATTTACTGAACTAATTGATAACCATAATTGATGCAATAAAGTGCTAAACCATGAGAAAACGGATAATAGTTTTGTTGTCATAATATCTATTTTGATGTAGATTCATAAAAAATTTTTTATCAATATCTTTTAACACAAAATTAATATTTATTATAATGAAGTTTAATAAAATACCAAAATATTCAGAAGAATATTCTAAATTAAGTAATTGTATTAGAGTTTTAGCAAGTGATAGTATAGAATATGCTCAATCAGGGCATCCAGGTATGGTTCTTGGTATGGCAGATGTTATGACCATGCTAGTATTTAATTTTCTAAAATTCAATCCTAATGATCCAACTTGGTTTGACCGTGATCGCCTGGTGCTATCAGCTGGGCACGGTTCTATGTTGCTTTATAGTTTTTATTATTTAACAAATTATAAAAATTTTCACCTAGAAGATTTGAAACAATTTCGGAAATTACATTCCAAAACTCCTGGACATCCAGAATATGGGGCGTATGAAGCTATTGAGGCTACTACAGGGCCTTTAGGTCAGGGGTTTGGTACTTCAGTTGGGATGGCGATTGCCCAAAAAAAATATCAACAAAAATTGGGCAAAGAGCTTAGTGCACACAAAATTTATTGTATAATTGGAGATGGATGCCTAATGGAAGGTATAAGCTATGAAGCTGCTTCTTTAGCTGGGCATTTATGCCTAAATAACTTAATAGTTTTATTTGATGATAATAAAATTTCCATCGACGGCTCTACCAACCTTACTGTATCTGAAAACCATCTGCTGAAATTTGCCGCCATGGGCTGGAATACCGAATCTATTGATGGGCATGATTTTGAGCAAATTAATGCCAGCCTAATTAAGGCACAAAATTCTGATAAACCATACTTGATTGCCTGCCGTACTTTAATTGGCAAAGGCTCTATTAACAAGGTGAATTCAAATGCCGCCCATGGCTGCCCGCTCGGCAAAGATGAGGTTAAACTTCTTAAAGAAAATTTAGGTTTTAATGATCAGGCGTTTACTATACCAAAGGAATTACAAGAGATATGGGGTACAGCTTGGTTAAGAAATCAAGCGAGTTATACTAATTGGCAAGAGAAGTTTGCTGATATAACTCAAGAGCAAAAAGCCTATTGCAATAAAGCTGATATAGATTGCTCTTTTCTTGATAATATCCTTATTCCAGAAAAAGCTGAAGCAACCCGTTGTTCATCTGGTAGAGTTATAGAATATCTAAGCAAACTATCAGATAAAATTATTTTTGGCTCAGCTGATTTATCATTATCCAACAATATCAAAAATACTGCTAGTAACATAATTAATAAAGATGATTTTACTGGCAATTACATCCATTATGGGGTTCGTGAGAATGTTATGGGGGCTATCATGAACGGACTCGCATTATCAGGCTTCTTACCCGTAGGGGCTACTTTCCTAGTATTTTCTGATTATATGAAACCAACTATGCGGCTTTCTTCTATTATGCAGCAGCAAGTGATCTACATCATGACCCATGATTCAATTGGGGTAGGAGAAGATGGCCCTACTCACCAACCAATAGAGCATCTAGCATCCTTTCGAAGCTTACCAAATATGATGGTATTACGCCCGGCAGACTATCTTGAAACAGTTGAATCTTGGCGAATTGCTTTAGCTAATAAAGAGGGTCCTTCTGTTCTTGCTTTAACCAGACAGTCAGTATCTCAAATAGTTAGCCGAAATATTTCGCAAAATTTATGCTCTAAAGGTGGGTATATACTGTCAGGGAATAATCAAGAAACAGTAGATGTTGCTATCTTCGCCACCGGCTCTGAATTGTCAATAGCATTAGAGGTAAAAGATATACTAAGCAAAAATGGCTTTAGTACCAATGTGATTTCAATGTTATGTTTTGAGTTGTTTTTTAAACAGCAGCCTAGCTATATCCAAAATATCCTGTCCAATGCCAAATTAAAAGTTGCTATAGAAGCTGCAAGTAGTTTTGGCTGGCATCGAATCATTGGAGAGAACGGAATGTTCTTCGGAATGGAACAATTTGGACTCTCCGCTCCCTCTAATGATTTATACTCATATTTCGGTCTTACTTCATCAAATATTTCCGAAAAGATTATGGCAAGAATCCAGAAAAATTAGAAGTGGATTGCTTCGTCGGCTAACGCCTTCTCGCAATGACGTTATCTGTCATTGCGAGCCACCATAGGTGGCGTGGCAATCTATTTTGGGTCGTTTTTTGGATTACTTCACTCACCTTACGCATAAACCCCATGACAATTTAAAAATTCCGGAAAAGTAGAAAAACCGTCATTGCGAGCCACCGTAGGTGGCGTGGCAATCCATAAAAGAGTGGATTGCTTCGTCGACCTAAGGTCTCCTCACAATGACGGTTTCCCAATTATTGTTTTCTTAAACTGACGCTTATGAAATACTAACGGGTTAGCTATACATTACTACTTACTTAAATTTTAGTCGTTATGAATATCATCCACACACCCTAAAGCATCAGTATTTTCTTCGGACATATCATCGTTTGTAACACAGAACTTTGAAGAATCGTGATCCTTAGTAGTATTATGAAATAATGAAGCCACTGTATACTTAATAGTTGTAAAAGTATTAGATATCTTTGCGAAGAACGATGTTGGTTTTATTTTTGCAGTTTTTATATCATTAGATGAAATAGTAGCAGAATCTTCTTGGTAACTTGTATTGAAACTTTCTGATACTACATTTACAGAATCATCTAAATATAGCAGCGATTCTAACGATTCAGTAGATTCTACTAAATCCTCTTTTGCTTCTTCCGCTTTATCTATTAGCTCTTCTACCACTGAAGCTGCTTGTACTAGCTTGTCTTCTTCTAAAGCTAGTGATGTTGTAGATTTAGATGAATCAGTTAAATCACTTGTTGATTTATCATTTTGCACATTATGAATATCAGTAGGTAAGAAATCATCAAGTTCATCGACTTCTTTTCCTAACCTTTTGCTCTTCTCAATACACCTAAATGCGTAATTCCACTGCTCCTTATTAGTCTCGACAACAAGCAGCTCTTTTCTAAGAGCAATCTTTTTTGCAAAAGACTTAAGCCCATCATAAGTAATATTACCATATTTGCCTGGTAATTGAACGTACCAAACTTTATCGTTATTCTGAAGGGCTTCTCCTAAAGCTTTAACTTCCTTATCTCCTATATTCTCCTCCCGTAAGTCAATAGCACCGTCAGATGTATTAGATGTTATCCTTCTTAGCAAATGATCATCAAAAACCGTCATAAATTCTCCTTTAATTTTAAATCGTTACGAACGGACAATATCAACTTCCTATAACCTGTCAAGAAGATTTTAAAAAATTATTAAAAATATAAAAAATTACGTCATTACCCATGGGTGTCAACTTAAGAAAATAGTAGTCGAAAAGGCGTCTATTAGCGAGCCACCGTAGGTGGCGTGGCAATCCATTTCTAATTTTGGATTGCCACATCGCCACAAAGCTGATCCTCGCTAATAGATGTTTGGCGAGCAGATTTTTTATTCATCATAAAAAATAGCAAAAAAAAACCGTGAACGCTCACAATTCAGTTAATTTCACCTACTGTTGCACTTCAGCTCCTGCTAAACTAATATCGTCCTGGTGATCAGTATAACCAGGATTAACTATACCAGGGAAAGAAACCGCTTCATCAGGGTTAATAAAATCACTAAAATCAACAAAACAATCATCACTAGGATTGGGAATATCATGAGTAAAAATATGCTTTAAAAACATACATATTCGTGTGCAGCATCCGATTACTGCTACTAATGCTGCTGAGCTTTCTTCTAATGTTATATCTTTAGGTGTTTTTTCTATAGATTCAGCTAGTTTAGCTATTTTAGTTAAACTTGGTTCTTCAAAAGAGAATGCTCTTTTAGTTAGCTTAATTTTAGTTGAACTTGGTTCGTCAAAAGAGGATGCTCTTTTTCGTGGTTCGAAAGATACAGCAAAAAATAGTGCGCTTTTAGTTAGCTCAACTGCACTATTATTTATACTCGAAATGGCTTGCAACTCTATAGAACGTGAGTTATCATTGGGAGCTTGTA
This genomic interval from Candidatus Tisiphia endosymbiont of Dioctria linearis contains the following:
- the queA gene encoding tRNA preQ1(34) S-adenosylmethionine ribosyltransferase-isomerase QueA, translating into MKLSDFDFTLPSELIAQNPAKKRDESNLLVAAPNNHLVQTKFHDIIDYLCPGNLMVFNDTKVINTKLLLNKAGKKIELYLNKAISDNYWHGFAKPSKRLAIEDQFEFAGNKIIISKKLGMGQVEVAFALDNISIFEFLEKYGEIPLPPYIKRGERLPKDANLEDDIGNSEEFDYNRYQTVYSNNPGAVASPTAGLHFSEQLLALVKAKNIETAFITLHVGAGTFLPVKTEDIDQHQMHSEYYHIDKKTEDMINKAKKENRRIIAVGTTTLRALESNAIANNGQITNGGFETDIFIRPGFKFQIVDMLITNFHLPKSTLFMLVCAFAGYQEITNIYKYAIDQKMRFFSYGDATLLYQLHRREECVNLKRHCEKLL
- a CDS encoding pseudouridine synthase; amino-acid sequence: MKQDSTQRLAKAISNAGICSRRDAELLIKNSQVMVNGVIIDSPATLVDNTSIIEVSGKVIDQQQTPRLWTYYKPVGLITSHKDNYGRETVFENLVLQNMPRVISIGRLDLNSEGLLLLTNNGDLARKFELPSSKLERVYKVRAHGNPSLLLKNYKNIEIDQIRYDPKLIKLIKSGKTNCWFEVILTEGKNREIRKIFEYFGLSVNRLIRISYGGFILGDLQPNQYKEMPFEKFKKFL
- a CDS encoding palindromic element RPE1 domain-containing protein; translated protein: MGKYCLNRPLAKLAYAEEFVGDKERRTAAYLSVREEQSTGITHKLPAEVEFCRRSNEVI
- the rsmD gene encoding 16S rRNA (guanine(966)-N(2))-methyltransferase RsmD — its product is MIRIIAGKHKNRIIPTLKNSNYRPSTGKIREAIFSILTSGEFSDGRLFTKDSKVLDLFAGTGSLAFESCSRGAGDITVIDINADYLRAAKAFASKIGEMDKMTFLNINATALPKCKNSFDLIFIDPPYYQNLVSKAVNALKKGQWLKDGTIIVVEFAKNEHLTDDSLETIKEKIYGDSKLLILRS
- the gyrA gene encoding DNA topoisomerase (ATP-hydrolyzing) subunit A codes for the protein MAIIDHQNLISVNIEDEMKGSYLDYAMSVIVSRAIPDVRDGLKPVHRRILYAMYEASNYFNKPHRKSARIIGDVMGKYHPHGDAAIYDSLVRMAQDFSLRLPLINGQGNFGSRDGDAPAAMRYTESRLAKVTHTLLEDIDKETVDFAPNYDGSEREPTVLPSMFPNLLVNGTNGIAVGMATNIPPHNLGEIIDACCLYVDNNDIEILDLMSVVKGPDFPTACIVLGTSGIRSAYLTGRGSILTRGRAEIEEIANNRQAIIITEIPYMVNKAKLVEKIAELVKEKRIEGISDLRDESNKDGIRVVIEIKKDVVAEVVLNQIYSYTQLQTSFGVIMLALKDGLPEVMNLKEVIAAFVNFREIVITRRTIYLLNKARDKAHILLGLIIAVSNIDEVIRIIKSSSDPASAKEQLMQRTWDASTIINLVKLVDDRAVIADDGNCYFTETQTKAILEMRLQRLTAMEKNKLENDLAEIAEEITGYTAILSSRERLLEILKNELIRIKDEFATPRLTSIEFGDFDQDIEDLIQREEMVVTVTLGGYIKRVPLATYRAQNRGGKGRSGLSMRDEDITTQIFVGSTHTPMLFFSNIGQVYSLKLYKLPLGNPQSKGRPIVNILPLKKGEHINNIMPLPENQDEWDSLNIIFATSQGNIRRNDLSDFKRIQSNGKIAIRLDDNDLLIDVKVCKDEDHVLLATKSGKAIRFPASSVRVFKSRTSDGVRGMRLASGDYVISMTILKGISCTMDERETYRSIPLEERLLIADGKEFTPEEYGVNLTKEQILEMALSEEFILTVTENGFGKRSSAYEYRITNRGGSGVVNMDVSNKTGLVVGVMPVNMSDELMLITNNGKLIRCKLESVRITGRNTSGVILFKTEQEEKVVSVALIAESPETEEENMQDDSDDGEVLPE